A section of the Maylandia zebra isolate NMK-2024a linkage group LG8, Mzebra_GT3a, whole genome shotgun sequence genome encodes:
- the msrb1b gene encoding methionine-R-sulfoxide reductase B1b produces MSFCQFFGGEIYKDHFKPGVYVCSKCNHPLFSSRSKFAHSSPWPAFTETIREDSVTKMMETLTAYKVLCGKCGNGLGHEFVNDGPEEGISRFUIFSHSLKFVPRKGKDKQ; encoded by the exons ATGTCCTTCTGTCAGTTTTTCGGCGGTGAGATCTACAAGGATCATTTTAAACCAG GAGTGTATGTGTGCTCCAAATGTAACCATCCGCTCTTCTCCAGTCGGTCCAAGTTTGCTCACTCGTCTCCCTGGCCGGCTTTCACAGAGACCATCAGGGAGGACAGTGTAACCAAGATGATGGAGACCCTCACCGCCTACAAG GTCCTGTGCGGCAAGTGTGGCAATGGACTAGGCCACGAGTTTGTAAATGACGGTCCAGAGGAGGGAATATCGCGTTTTTGAATATTCAGCCACTCGCTCAAGTTTGTCCCCAGAAAAG GTAAGGACAAGCAGTAA
- the neurl2 gene encoding neuralized-like protein 2 isoform X1: protein MEPVSDQFMQFHPIHGTNVRLDHSGTQATRVESFANGVCFSKCPLKPGEIFLIEIEDKELGWCGHLRIGLTARDPRSLEVVPEYSIPNLTDLGDSWIFAITRNHNKIVEEAEVLEPRQGELVGGRRLGRGEEEDGAGDQADERTARNRKPKTFFTDTHLYIENVRIPRDKLVGRSRPGRYSHILDDLYKTNALPPTARRSRIGVLYVPRGEGLADMHIVINGEDMGASAKRISTAGPLYAVVDVFAATKCVRIVQSHPCRHCVGRPSRSTLFTGWPLTGSSCQRHSNTTASMNEGHMDTWISLKC, encoded by the exons ATGGAGCCCGTTTCTGACCAGTTCATGCAATTCCACCCCATCCATGGTACCAATGTTCGACTGGACCACTCGGGAACCCAGGCCACAAGAGTAGAGAGCTTTGCCAACGGAGTTTGTTTTAGCAAATGCCCCCTGAAGCCTGGAGAGATTTTTCTAATAGAGATTGAAGATAAGGAGCTGGGATGGTGTGGCCACCTCCGGATCGGTCTGACTGCCAGGGACCCCAGGAGCTTAGAGGTGGTACCTGAATACTCCATTCCAAACTTGACAGATTTAGGGGACAGCTGGATATTTGCTATCACGCGCAACCATAACAAGATCGTCGAGGAGGCTGAGGTCCTAGAGCCCAGGCAGGGAGAACTGGTCGGGGGACGGAGGCTTGGGCGAGGGGAGGAAGAAGACGGGGCTGGAGATCAGGCAGATGAACGAACGGCCAGGAACAGAAAACCAAAGACTTTCTTCACCGACACCCACTTGTACATCGAGAATGTTCGAATTCCCAGAGATAAGCTGGTTGGTCGGAGCCGGCCCGGGCGCTACAGTCACATTTTAGACGACTTGTATAAAACCAACGCCCTGCCTCCCACAGCCAGACGCAGCAGGATAGGAGTACTGTATGTGCCTAGAGGAGAAGGCCTGGCTGACATGCACATAGTCATTAATGGGGAGGACATGGGAGCTTCTGCAAAGAGAATCTCTACTGCGGGGCCTCTCTATGCTGTGGTGGATGTATTTGCTGCTACCAAGTGTGTTCGGATTGTCCAG TCTCATCCTTGCAGACACTGTGTAGGAAGGCCATCCAGAAGCACATTGTTCACAGGATGGCCATTGACTGGCTCGAGCTGCCAGAGGCACTCAAACACTACTGCAAGTATGAATGAAGGACACATGGACACGTGGATATCACTTAAGTGCTAG
- the neurl2 gene encoding neuralized-like protein 2 isoform X2 — protein MEPVSDQFMQFHPIHGTNVRLDHSGTQATRVESFANGVCFSKCPLKPGEIFLIEIEDKELGWCGHLRIGLTARDPRSLEVVPEYSIPNLTDLGDSWIFAITRNHNKIVEEAEVLEPRQGELVGGRRLGRGEEEDGAGDQADERTARNRKPKTFFTDTHLYIENVRIPRDKLVGRSRPGRYSHILDDLYKTNALPPTARRSRIGVLYVPRGEGLADMHIVINGEDMGASAKRISTAGPLYAVVDVFAATKCVRIVQVEYGFSSLQTLCRKAIQKHIVHRMAIDWLELPEALKHYCKYE, from the exons ATGGAGCCCGTTTCTGACCAGTTCATGCAATTCCACCCCATCCATGGTACCAATGTTCGACTGGACCACTCGGGAACCCAGGCCACAAGAGTAGAGAGCTTTGCCAACGGAGTTTGTTTTAGCAAATGCCCCCTGAAGCCTGGAGAGATTTTTCTAATAGAGATTGAAGATAAGGAGCTGGGATGGTGTGGCCACCTCCGGATCGGTCTGACTGCCAGGGACCCCAGGAGCTTAGAGGTGGTACCTGAATACTCCATTCCAAACTTGACAGATTTAGGGGACAGCTGGATATTTGCTATCACGCGCAACCATAACAAGATCGTCGAGGAGGCTGAGGTCCTAGAGCCCAGGCAGGGAGAACTGGTCGGGGGACGGAGGCTTGGGCGAGGGGAGGAAGAAGACGGGGCTGGAGATCAGGCAGATGAACGAACGGCCAGGAACAGAAAACCAAAGACTTTCTTCACCGACACCCACTTGTACATCGAGAATGTTCGAATTCCCAGAGATAAGCTGGTTGGTCGGAGCCGGCCCGGGCGCTACAGTCACATTTTAGACGACTTGTATAAAACCAACGCCCTGCCTCCCACAGCCAGACGCAGCAGGATAGGAGTACTGTATGTGCCTAGAGGAGAAGGCCTGGCTGACATGCACATAGTCATTAATGGGGAGGACATGGGAGCTTCTGCAAAGAGAATCTCTACTGCGGGGCCTCTCTATGCTGTGGTGGATGTATTTGCTGCTACCAAGTGTGTTCGGATTGTCCAGGTGGAGTATGGAT TCTCATCCTTGCAGACACTGTGTAGGAAGGCCATCCAGAAGCACATTGTTCACAGGATGGCCATTGACTGGCTCGAGCTGCCAGAGGCACTCAAACACTACTGCAAGTATGAATGA